The region CAACTTCGTCACCGCCGATGTCCGGTACGTTAACGTCTTTCGCGCCGCCAGCAGCGGCTGGTGCTGCGGCTGGAGCCGGAGCAGCGGCCTGTGCAGGCGCGGCAGCGCCTTCTGCACCCGCCACTTCGAAGACCATAATCAGGGAGCCAGTAGACACTTTGTCACCGGTGTTGATCTTGATCTCTTTAACGGTACCGGCGAACGGCGCTGGCACTTCCATAGAGGCTTTGTCGCCTTCTACGGTGATCAGTGACTGCTCGGCCGCAACGGTGTCGCCCACTTTCACCAGGATTTCAGTGACTTCAACTTCGTCACCGCCGATGTCAGGCACGTTCACTTCTTTCGCGCTCGCGGCAGCTGCTGGAGCAGCGGCGGCCGGAGCGGCTTTCTTCTCTTCCTGCGCAGGTGCAGCAGCTGCTGCACCGTCGGCGGAATCGAAAATCATGATCAGTTTGCCAGTCTCGGTTTTATCGCCAACAGAGACTTTGATCTCTTTAACGATGCCAGCCTGAGGAGACGGGACTTCCATAGAGGCTTTGTCGCCTTCTACGGTGATCAGCGACTGTTCAGCTTCAACTTTGTCGCCAACTTTGACCAGGATCTCGGTGATTTCAACTTCATCAGCCCCGATGTCCGGTACATTGATTTCGATAGCCATTATTCTTTTACCTCTTACGCCAGACGCGGGTTAACTTTTTCTGCATCGATGTTGAATTTGGTGATTGCGTCCGCAACCACTTTCTTATCGATTTCGCCACGTTTAGCCAGTTCGCCCAGTGCTGCTACAACCACGTAAGAAGCATCAACTTCGAAGTGGTGACGCAGGTTTTCGCGGCTGTCAGAACGACCGAAGCCGTCAGTACCCAGAACGCGATAATCATCAGCTGGAACGTAAGTACGAACCTGCTCAGCGAACAGTTTCATATAGTCAGTAGACGCCACCGCTGGCGCGTCGTTCATCACCTGAGCGATGTACGGAACGCGTGGGGTTTCCATTGGGTGCAGCATGTTCCAGCGCTCACAATCCTGGCCATCACGCGCCAGCTCAGTGAAGGAGGTAACAGAGTACACATCGGAACCGACACCGTAGTCTTTCGCCAGGATCTGCGCTGCTTCACGTACGTGACGCAGGATAGAACCGGAGCCCAGCAGCTGAACTTTACCTTTGCTACCTTCAATGGTTTCGAGTTTGTAGATACCTTTACGGATACCTTCCTCGGCACCTGCTGGCATTGCCGGCATGTGGTAGTTTTCGTTCAGGGTGGTGATGTAGTAGTAAATGTTCTCCTGCGCTTCACCGTACATGCGCTGCAGACCGTCATGCATGATGACTGCCACTTCGTACGCGTAAGACGGGTCGTAAGAGATACAGTTAGGGATAGTCAGAGACTGAATGTGGCTGTGGCCATCTTCGTGCTGCAGACCTTCACCGTTCAGGGTCGTACGACCGGAAGTACCGCCTACCAGGAAGCCGCGAGCCTGCTGGTCGCCTGCCTGCCAGCACAGGTCGCCGATACGCTGGAACCCGAACATGGAGTAGTAAATGTAAAACGGGATCATCGGCAGGTTGTTGGTGCTGTAAGAAGTCGCAGCAGCCAGCCAGGATGCGCCTGCGCCCAGCTCGTTGATACCTTCCTGCAGGATCTGACCTTTCTCGTCTTCTTTGTAGTATGCAACCTGCTCACGGTCCTGCGGGGTGTACTGCTGGCCGTTCGGGCTGTAGATACCGATCTGACGGAACAGACCTTCCATACCGAAAGTACGCGCTTCGTCGGCGATGATTGGAACCAGACGATCTTTGATCGACTTGTTCTTCAGCATCACGTTCAGGGCACGAACGAAAGCGATAGTTGTAGAGATCTCTTTGTTCTGCTCTTCCAGCAGCTGAGAGAAATCTTCCAGCGCTGGCAGTTCCAGCTTCTCGGTGAAGTTTGGCTGACGAGCTGGCAGGTAGCCTTTCAGCGCCTGACGACGTTCGTGCAGGTACTTATGCTCTTCAGACCCTTCCGGGAAGGTGATGTAAGACAGGTTTTCTACCTGCTCATCGGTCACTGGAACGTTGAAACGGTCGCGGATATAACGCACGCCGTCCATGTTCATTTTCTTAACCTGGTGAGCGATGTTTTTACCTTCTGCGGTATCACCCATGCCGTAACCTTTGATG is a window of Enterobacter pseudoroggenkampii DNA encoding:
- the aceE gene encoding pyruvate dehydrogenase (acetyl-transferring), homodimeric type, with the protein product MSERLQNDVDPIETRDWLQAIESVIREEGVERAQYLIDQLLSEARKGGVKVASGAGASNYVNTIAVEDEPEYPGNLDLERRIRSAIRWNAIMTVLRASKKDLELGGHMASFQSSATVYEVCFNHFFRAANEKDGGDLVYFQGHISPGIYARAFLEGRLTEEQMNNFRQEVHGKGLSSYPHPKLMPEFWQFPTVSMGLGPIGAIYQAKFLKYLEHRGLKDTSEQTVYAFLGDGEMDEPESKGAITIATREKLDNLCFIINCNLQRLDGPVTGNGKIINELEGIFAGAGWNVIKVMWGGRWDELLRKDTSGKLIQLMNETVDGDYQTFKSKDGAYVREHFFGKYPETAALVADWTDEQIWALNRGGHDPKKVYAALKKARETKGKATVILAHTIKGYGMGDTAEGKNIAHQVKKMNMDGVRYIRDRFNVPVTDEQVENLSYITFPEGSEEHKYLHERRQALKGYLPARQPNFTEKLELPALEDFSQLLEEQNKEISTTIAFVRALNVMLKNKSIKDRLVPIIADEARTFGMEGLFRQIGIYSPNGQQYTPQDREQVAYYKEDEKGQILQEGINELGAGASWLAAATSYSTNNLPMIPFYIYYSMFGFQRIGDLCWQAGDQQARGFLVGGTSGRTTLNGEGLQHEDGHSHIQSLTIPNCISYDPSYAYEVAVIMHDGLQRMYGEAQENIYYYITTLNENYHMPAMPAGAEEGIRKGIYKLETIEGSKGKVQLLGSGSILRHVREAAQILAKDYGVGSDVYSVTSFTELARDGQDCERWNMLHPMETPRVPYIAQVMNDAPAVASTDYMKLFAEQVRTYVPADDYRVLGTDGFGRSDSRENLRHHFEVDASYVVVAALGELAKRGEIDKKVVADAITKFNIDAEKVNPRLA